The genomic interval GAAGAAGAACGCCGCCGTCGAAACCCTCGAGCAGTCGAAGCAGCTCATCGACTGGGGCGGGGAAAGCGAGATCGACGCCCACCAGCGCCGCCAGCAAGAGGGTTGGCTCGAGGCACTCGTTGAGAGCGACCGCTGGCACCTCCTCGGGTTCGATCCCCAGCGATACAGTACAGAGGTGAAGATCTATCAGGCGAATCAGTGGCATAAGAAGCCCAAAACCGATCCATTCCATCATCCGAAGCTTGAGGCCTCATACGCAGGTGTCGACCGCGGTGAACTCCCGCACGTCTCCGAATGGGACGATGTCCTGGAGCACCTTCGGACGGTCGTCGCGACGCACGCACGATGGGCCGGGATCGATCGCTCGGACCTGGTGGCCGACGACTTCTTCGATGGGCCGGAGTCCGCGCCGTGGGAGTTCGAGCGGCCGACAGGCCGCCGTAACATGCTCCGGCAGCGGTACGAGGATCTCGCGACGGACATCTATCGGGAGGCGCTGAAGGAGTCGACCACGGCCGTCTACGACATCCTCCGGGTGATCGCAGAACACGATGGAGCGAACTACGATACCCTCGTCGAGCGGACGGGGCTCGCGAGATCGACGGTGCGGTACCACGTTCGCCGACTCGCCGAAACTGGCGTTGTCTCTCGCGAGGGCAACCCGGTGATGGTGTTCTT from Natrinema salaciae carries:
- a CDS encoding winged helix-turn-helix domain-containing protein, yielding MSVDAADDPVQFDDVTGSESDTFPKPRAHGAAVMNHLADVDDSTAQGSDRGTLYDRSLAYWREHIGDRDLEPHVAVDDFEVDWLPPGDYALVLTSSRWKAGTGRGDDYRSYYEQHLKLREWGPEDDDGERELRKPALALHVEIMPQFRDMVYKSGDPLECPYGEGTRLLAWTTWAEDPFEIERRMYDALRAVYGTDAVDLDDRVDDARRVPKAEAHIRFAIGKKNAAVETLEQSKQLIDWGGESEIDAHQRRQQEGWLEALVESDRWHLLGFDPQRYSTEVKIYQANQWHKKPKTDPFHHPKLEASYAGVDRGELPHVSEWDDVLEHLRTVVATHARWAGIDRSDLVADDFFDGPESAPWEFERPTGRRNMLRQRYEDLATDIYREALKESTTAVYDILRVIAEHDGANYDTLVERTGLARSTVRYHVRRLAETGVVSREGNPVMVF